A portion of the Vespa velutina chromosome 5, iVesVel2.1, whole genome shotgun sequence genome contains these proteins:
- the LOC124949369 gene encoding uncharacterized protein LOC124949369 isoform X2 produces MRNDFAADVPVASADSSTDAIWLEKRNPSTTSAHDRVSNCFDKVVVKQERPDEAEIRELAAKMVEANKAKMVSAAAAAGGGGGGGGGGGGGGGSAQQRGAASQCLSSSQANLPGILGYLNKRPADSTVAKTTGSTTTGEGGKTPLDDESQRGRFGWTSFDECHIPYIFRAGEKYCAVRILESKLLNKYLSYLHSDIYSCTCIRSYYITDAESKLFNEINIKHCDNQFGRDQFTCKDLVVRLSDAKEFYTFLDVCYTKLTAGANPNVTGRHKAEKCGFIRINKESVVPYTVKDGLQYVPLFYFEGETENLKLKAEKLEGWDLSYLKFCCKVQGIRNELFASETCSVISLSDIKSYFPPDTGFEDYWPNKVMDSQLLVSSKGGGGGGGWTRQPPTPPVSKTTSVQNNTSKASLNSRAGPLQTILPRGSSATNAAQTQRVSQSRQTPATTHPAHSSPSSLPSGRSSIPSQPMLNVVQGVVNGWSGLVGGQPTFQTALVSQANSLIRTPPPLNMHNISASSKTYTTHQSRSRGGGGGATAQYPGVYPVTTMQAVAQAQPPPLVRATAHTSQPNLGYPTYGKDDWVTTTYTTPSLGVPDAVTARTYPQMIGLSEQVQALMPAPTSASTLLARQQRHTPPVHNTSHAKYPPPLIPVNGSSNNSRDSRGRKALINISETPLSSCQAQPYQVQKALIEDKMVPCINFKPYIYSELLMTLPDFVSNYFPACDINSCRQVLTDVLNIDLYQGNRLQMKMLMEAGKCSSLNEELPLIQVGNIMKYMPQFKYMFNRDDMVMPAPAHSSEDHQPKKRQRTS; encoded by the exons gTTTCGATAAAGTTGTCGTTAAACAAGAACGCCCAGATGAAGCGGAGATCCGAGAATTGGCTGCCAAAATGGTGGAAGCGAACAAGGCGAAAATGGTctcggcggcggcggcggcaggaggaggaggaggcggaggaggaggaggtggaggtggaggaggatcAGCACAGCAAAGAGGAGCCGCCAGTCAGTGTTTATCTTCGTCGCAGGCTAATCTTCCTGGAATCCTTGGATATTTAAACAAGCGTCCGGCCGATTCGACTGTAGCGAAAACAACAGGATCGACGACTACAGGAGAGGGGGGTAAAACCCCTTTGGACGATGAAAGTCAAAGGGGTAGATTCGGATGGACGAGTTTCGATGAGTGTCACATACCTTACATATTCCGTGCCGGTGAAAAATATTGCGCGGTACGAATCCTAGAGTCTAAGCTGTTGAACAAGTACCTGAGTTACCTGCACTCGGATATCTATAGCTGTACGTGCATAAGAAGTTACTATATTACGGATGCCGAGAGTAAGCTTTTCAACGAGATTAATATCAAGCATTGCGATAATCAATTTGGAAGGGATCAGTTTACGTGCAAGGATCTCGTAGTGAGGTTATCCGATGCTAAAGAATTCTATACATTTTTGGATGTGTGTTATACAAAGTTAACGGCCGGCGCGAATCCGAACGTAACGGGGAGGCACAAGGCCGAGAAGTGTGGTTTCATACGAATAAATAAGGAATCTGTGGTACCTTATACGGTGAAGGACGGTCTCCAATACGTACCCCTATTTTATTTCGAGGGCGAAACGGAGAATTTGAAGTTGAAGGCGGAAAAACTTGAAGGTTGGGACCTTTCGTATTTGAAGTTTTGTTGCAAGGTACAGGGTATAAGAAATGAACTCTTTGCAAGTGAGACATGCTCCGTGATCAGTTTGAGTGATATTAAAAGTTACTTTCCCCCTGATACGGGGTTCGAAGATTATTGGCCGAACAAAGTGATGGACTCTCAGTTGTTAGTGAGTAGCAAAGGTGGTGGGGGCGGTGGCGGATGGACCAGACAACCGCCTACGCCACCGGTGTCGAAGACAACATCCGTACAAAATAATACGAGTAAGGCGAGCCTTAATTCGCGTGCGGGCCCTTTACAGACAATATTACCACGTGGATCTAGTGCTACGAATGCGGCTCAAACGCAACGAGTTAGTCAGTCAAGACAAACTCCTGCTACGACGCATCCCGCTCATTCCTCGCCATCATCACTTCCATCTGGGAGATCCAGTATCCCTTCTCAACCGATGCTGAACGTTGTACAGGGTGTAGTCAATGGGTGGTCTGGACTCGTTGGTGGACAACCGACTTTCCAAACTGCTCTTGTCTCTCAGGCTAATTCTCTCATACGTACACCACCTCCATTAAACATGCACAAT ATATCTGCGTCAAGCAAAACCTATACTACTCATCAGTCAAGAAGTAGAGGGGGTGGTGGCGGAGCAACGGCTCAGTACCCTGGAGTTTATCCAGTTACTACTATGCAAGCCGTTGCTCAGGCCCAACCACCCCCTCTTGTCAGAGCAACGGCGCACACCAGTCAACCTAATCTTGG ttATCCAACCTATGGGAAGGATGACTG GGTAACTACGACATATACAACACCTTCCTTGGGTGTTCCTGATGCAGTCACAGCCAGAACGTATCCACAAATGATTGGCTTAAGTGAACAGGTACAAGCCCTTATGCCTGCTCCTACATCAGCATCAACGTTATTAGCACGTCAGCAAAGGCATACACCACCCGTTCACAATACATCCCATGCAAAATATCCACCACCTTTAATACCAGTGAATGGAAGTAGTAATAATTCCAG GGAttcaagaggaagaaaagctttgataaatatatcggAAACGCCTCTGTCTAGTTGCCAAGCGCAACCATATCAAGTCCAAAAGGCATTAATAGAAGACAAAATGGTACCTTGTATCAACTTTAAACCATATATCTACTCTGAATTGTTGATGACACTCCCAGATTTTGTGTCTAATTATTTTCCTGCCTGCGACATTAACAGTTGTAGACAAGTTCTTACGGATGTCTTAAACATAGATTTATACCAAGGGAATAG ACTGCAAATGAAAATGTTGATGGAAGCAGGAAAATGCTCTTCTTTAAACGAAGAATTACCACTAATTCAAGTAGGAAATATTATGAAGTACATGCCTCAGTTTAAGTACATGTTTAACAGAGACGATATGGTGATGCCTGCACCAGCACACTCTTCTGAAGATCACCAACCGAAAAAACGACAACGTACTAGCTAG
- the LOC124949369 gene encoding uncharacterized protein LOC124949369 isoform X5, whose protein sequence is MALSTNRSNVFRSDVEVSSSSRGFDKVVVKQERPDEAEIRELAAKMVEANKAKMVSAAAAAGGGGGGGGGGGGGGGSAQQRGAASQCLSSSQANLPGILGYLNKRPADSTVAKTTGSTTTGEGGKTPLDDESQRGRFGWTSFDECHIPYIFRAGEKYCAVRILESKLLNKYLSYLHSDIYSCTCIRSYYITDAESKLFNEINIKHCDNQFGRDQFTCKDLVVRLSDAKEFYTFLDVCYTKLTAGANPNVTGRHKAEKCGFIRINKESVVPYTVKDGLQYVPLFYFEGETENLKLKAEKLEGWDLSYLKFCCKVQGIRNELFASETCSVISLSDIKSYFPPDTGFEDYWPNKVMDSQLLVSSKGGGGGGGWTRQPPTPPVSKTTSVQNNTSKASLNSRAGPLQTILPRGSSATNAAQTQRVSQSRQTPATTHPAHSSPSSLPSGRSSIPSQPMLNVVQGVVNGWSGLVGGQPTFQTALVSQANSLIRTPPPLNMHNISASSKTYTTHQSRSRGGGGGATAQYPGVYPVTTMQAVAQAQPPPLVRATAHTSQPNLGYPTYGKDDWVTTTYTTPSLGVPDAVTARTYPQMIGLSEQVQALMPAPTSASTLLARQQRHTPPVHNTSHAKYPPPLIPVNGSSNNSRDSRGRKALINISETPLSSCQAQPYQVQKALIEDKMVPCINFKPYIYSELLMTLPDFVSNYFPACDINSCRQVLTDVLNIDLYQGNRLQMKMLMEAGKCSSLNEELPLIQVGNIMKYMPQFKYMFNRDDMVMPAPAHSSEDHQPKKRQRTS, encoded by the exons gTTTCGATAAAGTTGTCGTTAAACAAGAACGCCCAGATGAAGCGGAGATCCGAGAATTGGCTGCCAAAATGGTGGAAGCGAACAAGGCGAAAATGGTctcggcggcggcggcggcaggaggaggaggaggcggaggaggaggaggtggaggtggaggaggatcAGCACAGCAAAGAGGAGCCGCCAGTCAGTGTTTATCTTCGTCGCAGGCTAATCTTCCTGGAATCCTTGGATATTTAAACAAGCGTCCGGCCGATTCGACTGTAGCGAAAACAACAGGATCGACGACTACAGGAGAGGGGGGTAAAACCCCTTTGGACGATGAAAGTCAAAGGGGTAGATTCGGATGGACGAGTTTCGATGAGTGTCACATACCTTACATATTCCGTGCCGGTGAAAAATATTGCGCGGTACGAATCCTAGAGTCTAAGCTGTTGAACAAGTACCTGAGTTACCTGCACTCGGATATCTATAGCTGTACGTGCATAAGAAGTTACTATATTACGGATGCCGAGAGTAAGCTTTTCAACGAGATTAATATCAAGCATTGCGATAATCAATTTGGAAGGGATCAGTTTACGTGCAAGGATCTCGTAGTGAGGTTATCCGATGCTAAAGAATTCTATACATTTTTGGATGTGTGTTATACAAAGTTAACGGCCGGCGCGAATCCGAACGTAACGGGGAGGCACAAGGCCGAGAAGTGTGGTTTCATACGAATAAATAAGGAATCTGTGGTACCTTATACGGTGAAGGACGGTCTCCAATACGTACCCCTATTTTATTTCGAGGGCGAAACGGAGAATTTGAAGTTGAAGGCGGAAAAACTTGAAGGTTGGGACCTTTCGTATTTGAAGTTTTGTTGCAAGGTACAGGGTATAAGAAATGAACTCTTTGCAAGTGAGACATGCTCCGTGATCAGTTTGAGTGATATTAAAAGTTACTTTCCCCCTGATACGGGGTTCGAAGATTATTGGCCGAACAAAGTGATGGACTCTCAGTTGTTAGTGAGTAGCAAAGGTGGTGGGGGCGGTGGCGGATGGACCAGACAACCGCCTACGCCACCGGTGTCGAAGACAACATCCGTACAAAATAATACGAGTAAGGCGAGCCTTAATTCGCGTGCGGGCCCTTTACAGACAATATTACCACGTGGATCTAGTGCTACGAATGCGGCTCAAACGCAACGAGTTAGTCAGTCAAGACAAACTCCTGCTACGACGCATCCCGCTCATTCCTCGCCATCATCACTTCCATCTGGGAGATCCAGTATCCCTTCTCAACCGATGCTGAACGTTGTACAGGGTGTAGTCAATGGGTGGTCTGGACTCGTTGGTGGACAACCGACTTTCCAAACTGCTCTTGTCTCTCAGGCTAATTCTCTCATACGTACACCACCTCCATTAAACATGCACAAT ATATCTGCGTCAAGCAAAACCTATACTACTCATCAGTCAAGAAGTAGAGGGGGTGGTGGCGGAGCAACGGCTCAGTACCCTGGAGTTTATCCAGTTACTACTATGCAAGCCGTTGCTCAGGCCCAACCACCCCCTCTTGTCAGAGCAACGGCGCACACCAGTCAACCTAATCTTGG ttATCCAACCTATGGGAAGGATGACTG GGTAACTACGACATATACAACACCTTCCTTGGGTGTTCCTGATGCAGTCACAGCCAGAACGTATCCACAAATGATTGGCTTAAGTGAACAGGTACAAGCCCTTATGCCTGCTCCTACATCAGCATCAACGTTATTAGCACGTCAGCAAAGGCATACACCACCCGTTCACAATACATCCCATGCAAAATATCCACCACCTTTAATACCAGTGAATGGAAGTAGTAATAATTCCAG GGAttcaagaggaagaaaagctttgataaatatatcggAAACGCCTCTGTCTAGTTGCCAAGCGCAACCATATCAAGTCCAAAAGGCATTAATAGAAGACAAAATGGTACCTTGTATCAACTTTAAACCATATATCTACTCTGAATTGTTGATGACACTCCCAGATTTTGTGTCTAATTATTTTCCTGCCTGCGACATTAACAGTTGTAGACAAGTTCTTACGGATGTCTTAAACATAGATTTATACCAAGGGAATAG ACTGCAAATGAAAATGTTGATGGAAGCAGGAAAATGCTCTTCTTTAAACGAAGAATTACCACTAATTCAAGTAGGAAATATTATGAAGTACATGCCTCAGTTTAAGTACATGTTTAACAGAGACGATATGGTGATGCCTGCACCAGCACACTCTTCTGAAGATCACCAACCGAAAAAACGACAACGTACTAGCTAG